A genomic segment from Ignavibacteriales bacterium encodes:
- a CDS encoding 5'-nucleotidase C-terminal domain-containing protein codes for MKTLLYTFTAFLLFASIIFSQPDTLTILHVNDSHSTLEAIGPRDANLKGTLGGVSRVATLVGMTKMIEPNVLFLHAGDISIGDVFFNKFFQVPELQILSALGLDAMTLGNHEFDLGPEVLLGSLQYVFPVVMDAFPILTANIDFSDPTISGLQDYVGPYTVKEFGDLKVGIFGLTTPTTAVFSNPAPAVVSDDIVTIAATMVGTLRSVENCDVVIFLSHLGVDLDQLIVSYVPGIDVIVGGHDHYKYEQPITMTDPMGGTTWIVQARSNYLDAGKMKLVYDGANVQLLDYQLIPIDTNIPQEPTVQAIVDGMITDIETFYGTPFFTQPVGYASSFFEEEAKNLLALGAHDTPMGNLVADAFRSYTSTNIALQAGGSIALPLWEDTFTPGDLFRANGYGFNLVNTLGFQLATFDLTGMDILTGLAFGLSEIELNDEFLIQVSGMEYTYDGTKSAEERLVSVKINGIPIDPEATYSVTTNEMVLGILDYIGITPSNITILDGITEFQALYQYVMTHDNFIQPKTLGRILNVGNQLARSTVIGAGWMNSNAGSYAANKFFCDKLFFEFHMLDRGLMFDPVGKVTIRYPKGNLTFKSNECNWLLINNDTATLTGTGKINNQGNFGFLLIAKNSPDKLRIVIYDKDNEDNIVYDNLNPQSIHGAIVMYNRCLLSKEGDEEILTTPVEFALEQNYPNPFNPTTTINYSIPKAGNVELKVYDILGNEVANLVNQEMAPGNYSANFDASSFASGIYIYTLRTNNFVQTKKMLFLK; via the coding sequence ATGAAAACCCTACTTTATACTTTTACTGCTTTCCTACTTTTTGCTTCAATAATTTTTTCACAACCAGATACTTTGACGATCCTTCACGTCAACGATTCACATTCAACTCTTGAAGCAATAGGACCAAGAGATGCAAATCTTAAAGGTACTTTAGGTGGAGTCTCCAGAGTTGCCACTTTAGTTGGAATGACTAAAATGATAGAACCAAACGTTCTATTTCTTCACGCTGGTGATATTTCAATTGGGGATGTTTTTTTTAATAAATTCTTTCAGGTACCGGAGCTGCAGATTCTAAGTGCGCTTGGGCTTGATGCAATGACACTTGGTAATCATGAATTTGATCTGGGACCAGAAGTATTGTTAGGTTCATTGCAATATGTTTTCCCTGTTGTAATGGATGCTTTTCCAATCTTAACTGCTAATATTGATTTTTCTGATCCAACAATTTCCGGGTTGCAGGATTATGTTGGTCCTTATACAGTAAAAGAATTCGGAGATTTGAAAGTTGGTATTTTCGGATTAACAACTCCTACAACGGCTGTATTTTCCAATCCTGCACCGGCAGTTGTCAGTGATGATATTGTTACTATTGCTGCAACAATGGTTGGCACTTTACGCAGTGTAGAAAATTGTGATGTTGTAATTTTCCTTTCCCATCTTGGTGTTGATCTTGATCAGTTAATTGTTAGTTACGTCCCAGGAATTGATGTAATAGTTGGCGGACATGATCATTACAAATATGAACAGCCGATAACAATGACTGATCCAATGGGAGGAACAACCTGGATTGTTCAGGCACGCTCAAATTATTTGGATGCAGGTAAGATGAAATTAGTTTATGATGGAGCAAATGTTCAGCTATTAGATTATCAACTAATTCCGATTGACACAAATATTCCCCAGGAACCAACGGTACAGGCTATCGTCGACGGTATGATAACTGATATAGAAACATTCTATGGAACACCTTTCTTCACTCAACCAGTTGGTTATGCAAGTTCATTCTTTGAAGAGGAAGCAAAAAATCTTTTAGCACTTGGTGCACACGATACGCCTATGGGTAATTTGGTTGCAGATGCTTTTCGTTCCTACACATCCACTAATATTGCACTGCAGGCAGGCGGATCAATCGCTCTTCCTTTATGGGAAGATACGTTTACACCAGGTGATCTTTTCAGAGCAAATGGTTATGGTTTTAATCTTGTTAATACATTAGGATTCCAGCTAGCAACTTTTGATTTAACAGGAATGGATATTCTAACAGGACTTGCATTCGGACTTTCTGAAATTGAGTTAAATGATGAATTCTTAATACAAGTTTCCGGTATGGAATATACTTACGATGGAACAAAATCTGCTGAAGAAAGATTGGTATCAGTTAAAATAAACGGAATACCGATTGATCCGGAAGCAACTTATTCTGTAACAACCAATGAAATGGTTTTAGGTATTCTAGATTACATTGGAATCACACCTTCCAATATCACAATACTCGATGGCATTACTGAGTTTCAGGCACTTTATCAATATGTAATGACTCATGATAATTTCATCCAGCCTAAAACACTTGGAAGGATTTTAAATGTTGGCAACCAGTTGGCAAGAAGTACGGTAATTGGCGCAGGATGGATGAACTCAAATGCGGGTTCGTACGCTGCAAATAAATTCTTCTGTGATAAGTTATTTTTTGAATTTCATATGCTGGATCGCGGTTTAATGTTTGACCCTGTTGGTAAAGTAACAATACGATATCCAAAAGGAAATTTAACATTCAAAAGCAATGAGTGTAACTGGCTTTTAATTAATAATGATACTGCAACTCTAACAGGTACCGGTAAAATAAATAATCAAGGTAACTTTGGATTTTTACTAATCGCAAAAAACTCGCCTGATAAATTGAGAATTGTAATCTATGATAAGGATAATGAAGACAATATTGTTTATGATAATCTCAATCCGCAAAGTATTCATGGTGCTATTGTAATGTATAACCGATGTCTACTTTCTAAAGAAGGAGACGAAGAAATATTAACTACTCCTGTTGAATTTGCACTTGAACAGAATTATCCCAATCCATTTAATCCAACAACAACAATTAATTACTCTATTCCTAAAGCAGGAAATGTAGAGTTAAAGGTTTATGATATACTTGGGAATGAGGTTGCAAATTTAGTCAACCAGGAGATGGCTCCGGGTAATTACTCAGCTAACTTTGATGCATCTTCATTTGCAAGTGGAATTTATATTTACACTTTAAGGACAAACAATTTTGTTCAGACAAAGAAAATGTTATTTTTAAAGTAA
- a CDS encoding BamA/TamA family outer membrane protein, producing MLLKNNVLIFVSLTSLFWDVHANAQTDSLSQRASEWEVFPIINYDSDAGFGYGGKGFLYNLLGGKESFDLTLYNSTKGERWYRFVFSSPDIQRRQGTKYPIAFDLTFDYDKWISYKFYSAYYNYQTGTQTNGSENYIREPIELTALLSRGFAKDFVAEFGARFKSISCYNFDSTGSLQYRFPTDVKYVSFIFNFRWDTRTNFINPLNGFVLEIDNEYAPNLLKQGNTFYKVGILSQFYLTLFKPNYAWANRIILQTISDVNYQLQLPLGGNNTVRGLPQDRYLSNSTVLINSEFRFPIWRRFGGIAGVDIGNSESTPDWVINPVIGLRFYMDNFIVRFDVGFGEETTGIYFNFGHIF from the coding sequence ATGTTACTAAAGAATAATGTTTTAATTTTTGTTTCTCTTACCTCTCTATTTTGGGATGTGCATGCAAATGCACAAACCGATTCTTTATCTCAAAGGGCAAGTGAGTGGGAAGTTTTTCCTATAATCAATTATGATTCCGATGCCGGGTTTGGCTATGGCGGGAAAGGATTTCTTTATAATCTTTTAGGCGGTAAAGAGAGTTTTGATTTAACTCTTTATAACAGCACTAAAGGAGAAAGATGGTATAGATTTGTATTTTCATCTCCGGATATACAAAGACGGCAGGGAACAAAATATCCAATCGCTTTTGATTTGACTTTTGATTACGACAAATGGATTAGCTATAAATTCTATTCGGCTTATTACAATTATCAAACGGGGACTCAAACAAATGGAAGCGAAAACTATATCCGCGAACCTATTGAACTGACCGCATTGTTAAGCCGTGGCTTTGCAAAGGATTTTGTAGCAGAATTTGGTGCGAGATTTAAAAGTATTAGTTGTTATAACTTTGATTCAACTGGTTCGCTTCAGTACAGATTTCCAACTGATGTTAAATATGTTTCTTTTATTTTTAATTTCAGATGGGATACAAGAACAAATTTTATCAATCCGCTCAATGGATTTGTTCTTGAAATAGATAATGAATATGCTCCTAATTTATTAAAACAAGGAAACACTTTTTATAAAGTCGGTATTTTATCGCAATTTTATTTAACTCTGTTTAAACCAAATTATGCTTGGGCTAACAGAATTATTCTTCAAACCATTTCAGATGTAAACTATCAACTTCAACTTCCTCTTGGCGGCAACAATACAGTAAGAGGTTTACCGCAGGATAGATATTTATCAAACTCAACGGTTTTAATCAATTCTGAATTTCGTTTTCCAATTTGGCGTCGATTCGGAGGAATTGCCGGTGTTGATATTGGCAACAGCGAGTCCACACCAGACTGGGTTATTAATCCTGTAATTGGTTTGCGTTTTTATATGGATAATTTTATTGTACGTTTTGATGTTGGATTTGGAGAGGAAACGACGGGAATATATTTCAACTTTGGACATATTTTTTAA
- a CDS encoding response regulator transcription factor — protein MKKILIIEDDPAIRTGINESLTNEGYSTSEADTGIIGFELAHNKKFDLIILDLILPGKDGIEICKDLRSDGIKTPIIMVTSRKEEIDKIMGLEIGADDYVTKPFSIRELLARIKSLIRRTTYEPGKIEEVEFADIKINFIKQEMSKGNNQVKLSATEYRILHYFIDHEAEVISRDKFLDEVWGYDSYPTTRTVDNYILSLRKKIEDDPANPKHLITAYTVGYKFQK, from the coding sequence ATGAAGAAAATTCTAATTATTGAAGATGACCCAGCTATAAGAACTGGAATTAACGAAAGCCTTACGAATGAAGGTTATTCTACATCTGAAGCTGATACAGGCATAATTGGTTTTGAGCTTGCTCACAACAAAAAATTTGATTTAATAATTTTAGATCTAATTTTGCCCGGCAAAGATGGAATTGAGATTTGCAAAGATTTAAGAAGTGATGGTATAAAAACTCCAATTATCATGGTTACCAGTAGAAAAGAGGAGATTGATAAAATAATGGGGCTTGAAATAGGCGCAGATGATTATGTAACAAAGCCATTTAGCATTCGCGAACTACTTGCGCGTATAAAATCGCTTATACGAAGAACTACTTATGAGCCTGGAAAAATTGAGGAAGTGGAATTTGCAGATATTAAAATAAACTTTATAAAACAGGAAATGTCGAAGGGAAACAATCAGGTAAAACTTTCTGCAACTGAATATAGAATTCTTCATTACTTTATTGATCACGAAGCAGAAGTAATTTCAAGAGACAAATTTCTTGATGAAGTCTGGGGATATGATTCATATCCAACAACTCGTACTGTTGATAATTATATCCTTTCACTCCGAAAGAAAATTGAAGATGATCCTGCAAATCCAAAACATCTTATTACGGCTTATACAGTTGGTTACAAATTTCAAAAATAG